The sequence AATTGTTGAATTTTTTTCCTCTGCTATATCATTTAAAGTTTGATAAAATCTAAGTTTCATTGCAGAATTAGATTTTGATAAAATATCTCCGGCTTCTTTCAATTTTTGAGAAGCTTGTTTTTCTGCTTCAGCATTTATAACTCTAGCCCTTCTATCTCTTTCAGCTTCTGCCTGATGAGCCATTGCCCTTTTCATATTTTCAGGAAGTTCTATATCTTTAATTTTAACATCAGTAATCTTTATTCCCCAAGGGTCTGTTTCCTTATCAACTATTTGTTGAATTTGATTTCCAATTTCTTCTCTTTTTGCTAAAACTGAATCAAGTTCTGCTTTTCCAGCCATATCTCTCAATGCAGATTGTGCTAATTGAGATACAGCATATTTGTATTCCTCTACTTCTAAAACTGCTTTTTCAGAATTTATAACTTTAAAAAAAACAACTCCATTTA comes from Candidatus Micrarchaeia archaeon and encodes:
- a CDS encoding slipin family protein — encoded protein: MENGYFVIGTILLVVLFSGLRVIDQYQRAVKFRLGKYVGTLRPGLKWIIPIIDKITKIDIRVITTDIPSQEVITKDNVPMKVNGVVFFKVINSEKAVLEVEEYKYAVSQLAQSALRDMAGKAELDSVLAKREEIGNQIQQIVDKETDPWGIKITDVKIKDIELPENMKRAMAHQAEAERDRRARVINAEAEKQASQKLKEAGDILSKSNSAMKLRFYQTLNDIAEEKNSTIVLPFPEEIVDLLKKNSKK